One Henckelia pumila chloroplast, complete genome DNA window includes the following coding sequences:
- the accD gene encoding acetyl-CoA carboxylase subunit beta yields MQTNRGQENSMERWWFNSMVFKKELERRYGIKNSMDNLGPVENTSESEDPNRKGRAKNIHSCIGRDNSSYNNVDRLFGFKDIWNFLSDDTFLVRDSNGDAYSIYFDIENNIFEIDNDHSFMSELESSFYHYRNSNCMNNGSTSEDSLSNRYMYDTQFSWNNHINSCINSYLQSQIYIDTSIVSDSSDSYISRFIFDKRRTSSESGRSSLRTRVKSSDLTLREGSNDLDATQKYSHLWVQCENCYGLNYKKFLKSKMNICEQCGYHLKMSSSERIELSIDPGTWDPMDEDMVSLDPIGFHSEEEPYKDRIDSYQRKTGLTEAVQTGVGQLNGILVAIGVMDFQFMGGSMGSVVGEKITRLIEYATNRLIPLIIVCASGGARMQEGSLSLMQMAKISSALYDYQSNKKLFYVSILTSPTTGGVTASFGMLGDIIIAEPNSYIAFAGKRVIEQTLNKTVPEGSQSAEYLFQKGLFDLIVPRNTLKSVLSELFKLHTFFPLN; encoded by the coding sequence ATGCAAACAAATAGGGGGCAAGAAAACTCTATGGAAAGATGGTGGTTTAATTCGATGGTGTTTAAAAAGGAGTTAGAGCGTAGGTATGGGATAAAGAATTCAATGGACAATCTTGGTCCTGTTGAAAATACTAGTGAAAGTGAAGATCCGAATAGAAAAGGTAGGGCTAAAAACATTCATAGTTGCATAGGTCGTGACAATTCTAGTTACAATAATGTGGATCGTTTATTCGGCTTCAAAGACATTTGGAATTTTCTCTCTGATGATACTTTTTTAGTTAGGGATAGTAATGGAGATGCTTATTCTATCTATTTTGATATTGAAAATAATATTTTTGAGATTGACAATGACCATTCTTTTATGAGTGAACTAGAGAGTTCTTTTTATCATTATCGCAATTCTAATTGTATGAATAATGGATCTACGAGTGAAGATTCCTTATCCAATCGTTACATGTATGATACTCAATTTAGTTGGAATAATCACATTAATAGTTGCATTAACAGTTATCTTCAGTCTCAAATCTATATTGATACGTCCATTGTAAGTGATAGTAGTGACAGTTACATTTCTAGGTTCATTTTTGATAAACGTAGAACTAGTAGTGAAAGCGGGAGGTCCAGTCTACGAACCCGCGTGAAGAGTAGCGATTTAACTCTAAGAGAAGGGTCTAATGATCTCGATGCAACTCAAAAATACAGTCATTTGTGGGTTCAATGCGAAAATTGTTATGGATTAAATTATAAGAAATTTTTGAAATCAAAAATGAATATTTGTGAACAATGTGGATATCATTTGAAAATGAGTAGTTCAGAAAGAATCGAACTTTCGATCGATCCCGGTACTTGGGATCCTATGGATGAAGACATGGTCTCTCTGGATCCCATTGGATTTCATTCGGAGGAGGAGCCTTATAAAGATCGTATTGATTCTTATCAAAGAAAGACAGGATTAACTGAGGCTGTTCAAACAGGTGTAGGTCAACTAAATGGTATTCTCGTAGCAATTGGGGTTATGGATTTTCAGTTTATGGGGGGTAGTATGGGATCCGTGGTGGGGGAGAAAATCACTCGTTTGATTGAGTACGCTACCAATAGACTTATACCTCTTATTATAGTATGCGCTTCGGGGGGGGCGCGCATGCAAGAAGGAAGTTTGAGCTTGATGCAAATGGCTAAAATATCATCTGCCTTATATGATTATCAATCCAATAAAAAGTTATTTTATGTATCAATCCTTACATCTCCTACTACTGGTGGGGTAACAGCTAGTTTTGGTATGTTAGGAGATATCATTATTGCCGAACCCAATTCCTACATTGCATTTGCGGGTAAAAGAGTAATTGAACAAACATTGAATAAAACAGTACCTGAAGGTTCACAATCGGCTGAATATTTATTCCAGAAAGGTTTATTCGACCTAATCGTACCCCGTAATACTTTAAAAAGTGTTCTGAGTGAGTTATTTAAGCTCCACACCTTTTTTCCGTTGAATTAA